Proteins found in one Triticum urartu cultivar G1812 chromosome 4, Tu2.1, whole genome shotgun sequence genomic segment:
- the LOC125554982 gene encoding putative F-box/FBD/LRR-repeat protein At3g49030 yields the protein MESPPLKLSVGRGEDRISTLPDELLLRILERLDLPEAVRAGAVSTRWRHLPHQLSVLMLGIHDMPVENMDAFTGALMSVCPPADRNCECQRSRAIKALVLGFYLSALHLSSIGSAVQDVISRGKTRCLVFQISPPPVDNNTAQQPQLAELGQQFMSFSRAYQVAFRWLTRLHLRSFAFGDSDITDLITACDKLKHLNMRSCRLVDRRSALKIDTPYSGLQELEFTHFGCKRIELISVPKLRTMLCHSWRSKNPPVRFGYVPELCKVSLTREAKVWQAPFLLSECLSRSATNLSKLHLNFCHQMIWINPEHPKQLTAIFRNLADVSLSGIFPECDLSWTLFILEAAPALQKFTLSRAQLCAKTAVDSAKKTNVVWGPSKDFKHLNLKKLAFQGFEEEDKVTSYIRLVMERAVGLKRIVLLGELPCQDCNDCKRKCMVGELPSKDCKDCKRKCKVDKARRHRVKEQLAHGSCSSVEIIICTLKCHQ from the exons CACCTCCCTCACCAGCTCTCGGTCCTGATGCTCGGCATCCACGACATGCCGGTCGAGAACATGGACGCGTTCACGGGCGCTTTGATGTCTGTGTGTCCCCCGGCTGACCGGAACTGCGAATGCCAGCGCAGCCGTGCCATCAAGGCGCTCGTCCTCGGCTTCTACCTATCGGCCCTTCATCTGAGCTCCATCGGCAGCGCAGTCCAAGACGTCATCAGCCGTGGCAAGACCAGATGCCTCGTCTTTCAAATATCCCCGCCGCCTGTGGACAACAACACTGCTCAGCAGCCGCAGCTCGCTGAGTTGGGGCAGCAATTCATGTCCTTCTCCCGCGCCTACCAGGTCGCCTTCCGGTGGCTCACCAGGCTACACCTCAGGAGCTTTGCGTTCGGTGACTCTGACATCACCGACCTCATCACCGCTTGCGATAAGCTCAAGCATCTCAACATGAGGTCCTGCAGACTGGTTGATCGGCGCTCTGCGCTAAAGATTGACACACCATATTCTGGGCTCCAGGAGCTCGAGTTTACACACTTTGGGTGCAAGAGGATCGAGCTCATATCCGTCCCCAAGCTCAGGACAATGCTGTGCCATTCTTGGCGCTCCAAGAACCCTCCAGTTCGCTTCGGCTACGTTCCAGAGCTTTGCAAAGTCAGCCTCACTCGTGAGGCCAAGGTGTGGCAGGCACCATTCCTGCTGAGCGAGTGCTTGTCAAGGAGTGCAACGAACCTGTCGAAACTCCATCTCAATTTTTGCCACCAAATG ATATGGATTAATCCGGAACATCCGAAGCAGCTCACGGCTATATTCAGAAATCTAGCCGATGTGTCCCTTTCTGGCATCTTCCCTGAGTGTGATCTGAGCTGGACCCTATTTATCCTTGAAGCTGCACCTGCCCTGCAGAAGTTTACA TTATCTCGAGCTCAACTATGTGCCAAAACGGCCGTGGACAGTGCCAAGAAGACCAACGTGGTGTGGGGACCATCCAAGGATTTCAAGCACTTGAACTTGAAGAAGCTGGCATTTCAAGGGTTCGAGGAGGAAGACAAGGTGACAAGCTATATAAGGCTAGTCATGGAGCGAGCTGTGGGGTTGAAAAGAATTGTGCTGCTTGGTGAACTCCCATGCCAGGACTGCAACGACTGTAAAAGAAAATGCATGGTTGGTGAACTCCCATCCAAGGACTGCAAGGACTGTAAAAGAAAATGCAAGGTGGATAAAGCTAGGAGGCATCGGGTTAAGGAGCAACTCGCCCATGGATCCTGCTCATCTGTGGAGATAATAATCTGCACTCTGAAATGCCATCAATGA